A window of Streptomyces sp. SAI-127 contains these coding sequences:
- a CDS encoding NAD(P)-dependent oxidoreductase → MSTVGFIGLGNMGGALAANLVQRGHGVLAYDTAGAGGLPAGAAMTSGVAEVARRCDVMVLSLPDGAACEKVAREIAMAAGRRATHVIDTSTIGVAAARSVADLLAEAGVGYVDAPVSGGVAGARARTLMVMYAGGDEACARVEPVLAGLSDRRRRVGDRPGLAQALKLANNFLSATALAATSEAVAFACALGLDLATVLDVLNTSSGRSAATSDKFPHHVLTGRYASGFANTLMAKDVALYLEAVAGQGGGGAGRVGPVTGQVWDDFATAEPGADFTRIYPYTARAHQEVLQDSAEESA, encoded by the coding sequence ATGAGCACGGTCGGGTTCATCGGGCTGGGCAACATGGGCGGCGCCCTCGCCGCCAACCTGGTGCAGCGGGGTCACGGCGTCCTGGCGTACGACACCGCCGGAGCCGGCGGACTGCCTGCCGGTGCGGCGATGACGTCCGGGGTCGCGGAGGTGGCACGCCGCTGCGACGTGATGGTGCTCAGCCTCCCCGACGGGGCGGCCTGCGAGAAGGTCGCCCGTGAGATCGCGATGGCCGCCGGGCGGCGCGCCACCCACGTCATCGACACCTCCACCATCGGCGTCGCGGCCGCCCGCAGCGTCGCCGACCTGCTCGCCGAGGCCGGTGTCGGCTATGTGGACGCGCCGGTCTCGGGCGGCGTGGCGGGGGCCCGCGCCCGCACCCTCATGGTCATGTACGCGGGCGGCGACGAGGCGTGCGCCCGTGTCGAGCCGGTCCTGGCCGGCCTGAGCGACCGGCGCCGACGGGTGGGGGACCGCCCGGGGCTGGCGCAGGCGCTGAAACTGGCGAACAACTTCCTCTCCGCGACCGCCCTCGCCGCGACCAGCGAGGCCGTGGCCTTCGCCTGCGCGCTCGGACTCGACCTGGCCACGGTCCTCGACGTCCTCAACACCTCGAGCGGTCGGTCGGCGGCCACCTCCGACAAGTTCCCGCACCACGTGCTGACCGGGCGCTATGCCTCCGGGTTCGCCAACACGCTGATGGCGAAGGACGTGGCGCTCTACCTGGAGGCCGTCGCCGGTCAGGGAGGCGGGGGTGCCGGGCGGGTCGGCCCGGTCACCGGCCAGGTGTGGGACGACTTCGCGACCGCCGAGCCGGGCGCCGACTTCACCCGGATCTATCCGTACACCGCACGGGCTCATCAG
- a CDS encoding carboxymuconolactone decarboxylase family protein, protein MPQADPPTPSPQAAPLPEAARALRRAMLGDAYVDANAAPAGTVAADFQDYITTVAWGAWARGGALSPRDRSLLVLAMTAAMGRMEEFRLHASVRERTGVTDEELDELLFQIAGYCGAPAGLAARRALKDVPDVQGGREAPGV, encoded by the coding sequence ATGCCACAGGCCGACCCGCCCACGCCTTCGCCACAGGCGGCCCCGCTTCCGGAGGCCGCCCGAGCGTTGCGCCGGGCCATGCTCGGCGACGCGTACGTCGACGCCAACGCGGCCCCCGCGGGCACCGTCGCCGCGGATTTCCAGGACTACATCACCACCGTCGCCTGGGGCGCATGGGCCAGAGGCGGTGCGCTGAGCCCGCGCGACCGCAGCCTGCTGGTGCTCGCCATGACGGCCGCGATGGGGCGCATGGAGGAGTTCCGTCTGCACGCCTCCGTACGGGAACGGACCGGTGTCACGGACGAGGAGCTGGACGAACTGCTCTTCCAGATCGCGGGCTATTGCGGGGCGCCCGCAGGACTGGCCGCACGGCGTGCTCTCAAAGACGTACCGGACGTGCAGGGCGGGCGAGAGGCGCCCGGGGTATGA
- a CDS encoding aldehyde dehydrogenase family protein, translating to MGASAPPRATVRHDHWIDGKPSEPSRGRYLPTLRPATREPGDEVAAGGSDDVDRAVAAARAAYRAWAALPAADRSSVLHRVADAIAAQTGELTALERACTGKTDAQLRLETEMSAAYFRYYAGALPAHHGRTIDQGAGALTYTRLEPYGVVAVITPWNLPLNQACRALAPALAAGNAVVVKPSELTSASTVCLARIASEAGLPDGLLNVVTGTGREVGTPLASHPEVRRVAFTGSVPTGRHLATVAADRLIPLTLELGGKSPLVVFADADLERAAAAAVNAVAANAGQVCSATTRLLVESSVHDPFVREVAARLERLEPATDFGPIITEAQYAKVLDHFDRAREAGCRPLTGGGAYEDGPPAGGLYIRPTLYAHVPRELPLAREEIFGPVLVTMPFTDEGHALALADDTAYGLVASIWSGDTARGLRLAERIQAGQVTVNGGPLTIETPFGGYKQSGYGREKGLEALHEYAQVKTVSLALGSS from the coding sequence ATGGGTGCCTCCGCGCCCCCGCGGGCGACGGTCCGTCATGACCACTGGATCGACGGGAAACCGAGCGAACCCTCCCGCGGCAGATACCTGCCGACGCTCCGGCCGGCCACCCGCGAGCCGGGTGACGAGGTCGCGGCCGGCGGCTCCGACGACGTGGACCGCGCCGTGGCCGCAGCCCGCGCCGCGTACCGCGCGTGGGCCGCCCTGCCCGCAGCCGACCGCTCCTCGGTCCTGCACCGCGTCGCGGACGCGATCGCGGCACAGACCGGCGAGCTGACCGCCCTGGAACGGGCCTGTACGGGCAAGACCGACGCTCAACTGCGTCTGGAGACCGAGATGTCGGCGGCGTACTTCCGCTACTACGCGGGGGCGCTGCCCGCCCACCACGGCCGGACCATCGATCAGGGCGCGGGCGCCCTCACGTACACCCGGCTCGAACCGTACGGCGTCGTCGCGGTCATCACTCCCTGGAACCTGCCGCTCAACCAGGCCTGCCGCGCGCTCGCCCCGGCTCTCGCTGCGGGCAACGCCGTGGTGGTCAAACCGTCGGAGCTGACGTCGGCCTCGACGGTGTGCCTGGCGCGGATCGCGAGCGAGGCGGGCCTGCCCGACGGGCTGCTCAACGTGGTGACGGGGACAGGCCGCGAGGTGGGCACCCCGCTGGCGTCGCACCCCGAGGTGCGTCGCGTCGCGTTCACCGGGTCCGTGCCCACCGGTCGGCATCTGGCGACCGTGGCCGCCGACCGCCTGATCCCGCTCACCCTCGAACTCGGCGGCAAGTCACCGCTGGTGGTCTTCGCCGACGCCGACCTGGAGCGCGCGGCTGCCGCCGCCGTGAATGCCGTCGCCGCGAACGCCGGACAGGTGTGTTCGGCCACGACGCGGCTGCTCGTCGAGTCCTCCGTGCACGACCCCTTCGTACGCGAGGTCGCCGCACGGCTCGAACGCCTCGAACCGGCAACGGACTTCGGCCCGATCATCACCGAGGCCCAGTACGCCAAGGTCCTCGACCACTTCGACCGCGCCCGCGAGGCAGGCTGCCGTCCGCTGACAGGCGGCGGAGCGTACGAGGACGGGCCGCCCGCCGGCGGTCTGTACATCCGGCCGACCCTCTACGCCCACGTGCCCCGCGAGCTGCCGCTCGCCCGCGAAGAGATCTTCGGACCGGTCCTCGTCACCATGCCGTTCACCGACGAGGGCCACGCACTGGCTCTGGCCGACGACACCGCGTACGGGCTGGTCGCCTCCATATGGAGCGGCGACACCGCCCGCGGACTGCGCCTCGCCGAGCGGATCCAGGCGGGCCAAGTCACCGTCAACGGCGGCCCGTTGACCATCGAGACCCCCTTCGGCGGCTACAAGCAGAGCGGTTACGGCCGGGAGAAGGGCCTCGAAGCGCTGCACGAGTACGCGCAGGTCAAGACGGTCAGCCTCGCGCTGGGCAGCTCATGA
- the fabG gene encoding 3-oxoacyl-ACP reductase FabG, with protein sequence MHAATRRKVAVVTGAASGIGLSVAQRLARDGAAVALLDLDAEAVEAAAAKVRADGGTALAVRVDVAVRASIDAAYAQVREELGPIAILVNSAGIDGFKRFLNITAEQWERILAVNLTGTFHCCQAAVPDMLDAGWGRIVNISSSSAQGGQPLMTHYVASKAGVIGFTKALALELGPEGITVNTIPPGFIDTPMSRRSEEKGLLGDTIENHAARTPVRRAGLPEDIAAACAYLVSEEAGYVTGQVIGVNGGRNT encoded by the coding sequence GTGCACGCAGCAACTCGACGCAAGGTGGCGGTCGTTACGGGCGCCGCCTCGGGGATCGGCCTGTCCGTCGCCCAGCGCCTCGCCCGCGACGGGGCCGCCGTGGCCCTGCTCGACCTCGACGCCGAAGCGGTCGAAGCCGCCGCGGCCAAGGTGCGCGCCGACGGCGGAACGGCGCTCGCGGTACGGGTGGACGTAGCCGTCCGTGCAAGCATCGACGCCGCGTACGCGCAGGTCCGCGAAGAGCTCGGCCCGATCGCGATCCTCGTCAACTCGGCAGGGATCGACGGCTTCAAGCGGTTCCTGAACATCACCGCCGAGCAGTGGGAACGGATCCTCGCGGTCAACCTCACCGGCACCTTCCACTGCTGCCAGGCAGCGGTTCCCGACATGCTCGACGCCGGCTGGGGCCGGATCGTGAACATCTCCTCCTCCAGCGCTCAGGGCGGCCAGCCGCTCATGACCCACTACGTGGCGTCGAAGGCCGGCGTCATCGGCTTCACCAAGGCCCTCGCACTCGAACTCGGCCCCGAGGGCATCACCGTCAACACCATCCCGCCCGGCTTCATCGACACCCCGATGTCGCGGCGCAGCGAGGAGAAGGGGCTGCTCGGCGACACCATCGAGAACCACGCGGCCCGCACCCCGGTGCGGCGTGCGGGTCTGCCCGAGGACATCGCGGCGGCCTGCGCGTATCTGGTGAGCGAGGAGGCGGGGTACGTCACCGGTCAGGTCATAGGGGTCAACGGCGGGCGGAACACCTGA
- a CDS encoding NAD(P)-dependent oxidoreductase, with product MRLGFIGAGRMGLPMVQRLTAAGHEVRALGRTPAARSRIARAAPRVRSESGIREVAENSEAVLVCVFSDDQVREVCLATPLLDALAPDAVVVVHTTGSPATVEAIAAQGARVVDAPVSGGPHDIAAGRLTLFAGGADGAVGHVLPALAAYADPVLHLGPLGSGQRLKLINNALFAAQLGLLDETVRLAAALGVDETALLTALPHASAESRVARAAAARGSVAAFTDSVRSFLEKDIAVVREVATELGTDLGLLEVAIRTAHSKQSLRHQGDTAHGTC from the coding sequence GTGCGCCTGGGATTCATCGGCGCCGGCCGCATGGGGCTGCCGATGGTGCAGCGGCTCACGGCGGCCGGGCACGAGGTGAGGGCACTGGGGCGCACGCCCGCGGCGCGAAGCCGCATCGCCCGAGCCGCACCCCGAGTCCGCTCCGAAAGCGGCATCCGAGAGGTCGCCGAGAACTCCGAAGCGGTCCTGGTGTGCGTGTTCAGCGACGATCAGGTCCGCGAAGTGTGCCTCGCGACGCCCCTGCTCGACGCCCTGGCGCCGGACGCGGTCGTCGTCGTGCACACCACGGGCAGCCCCGCCACGGTCGAGGCGATCGCCGCCCAAGGTGCCAGGGTGGTGGACGCCCCCGTGAGCGGCGGCCCGCACGACATCGCGGCAGGACGCCTCACGCTCTTCGCCGGCGGCGCGGACGGCGCCGTAGGCCACGTACTGCCCGCGCTGGCGGCGTACGCGGATCCGGTGCTGCACCTGGGGCCGCTCGGCTCGGGGCAGCGCCTGAAGTTGATCAACAATGCTCTGTTCGCCGCCCAGTTGGGCCTGCTCGACGAGACCGTACGGCTCGCGGCGGCGCTCGGGGTGGACGAGACGGCACTGCTCACCGCCCTGCCGCACGCAAGCGCCGAGAGCCGCGTGGCCAGGGCGGCGGCCGCCAGGGGTTCGGTGGCGGCGTTCACCGACTCGGTGCGCTCCTTCCTCGAGAAGGACATCGCGGTCGTACGAGAGGTCGCGACCGAACTCGGCACCGATCTGGGCCTGTTGGAGGTGGCCATCCGTACGGCTCACAGCAAGCAGTCACTACGACACCAAGGGGACACCGCTCATGGGACGTGTTGA